One Anas platyrhynchos isolate ZD024472 breed Pekin duck chromosome 10, IASCAAS_PekinDuck_T2T, whole genome shotgun sequence genomic window carries:
- the LOC119713042 gene encoding uncharacterized protein isoform X2 has protein sequence MCPGRRCWGLGSLLLLLLLLGRNLGFLVEIPQDAVTGTVGQSVLLPVSYRCNSSPCFPLSIRWMFGHTSQVIIACTVQKCSLDDGGAPKNCSTECYPYPAHWGRVELFPENASLLLRDLRLSDSGVYTVSLQHQIQIRHITLTVLQQPVPTDPTSKGTSNQDHIHNYIIGASSLIFLLLFLVFCVWRWVQKKKMRIVKQQQEPPEDNTAAGEVTTIYSRVGDSFEHPELRESAQVIYSSITSLNS, from the exons ATGTGTCCCGGCCGGCGCTGCTGGGGCCtcggctccctcctgctgctgctgctgctgctcg GGCGAAACCTGGGCTTCCTCGTGGAAATCCCCCAGGATGCAGTCACTGGCACCGTGGGGCAGTCCGTGCTCCTGCCCGTCTCCTACAGATGCAACAGCTCCCCTTGCTTCCCACTGTCAATTAGGTGGATGTTTGGTCACACCTCACAAGTAATCATCGCCTGCACAGTGCAGAAGTGCTCCCTGGATGATGGGGGGGCTCCCAAGAACTGCTCCACAGAATGTTACCCCTATCCTGCACACTGGGGCCGTGTTGAGCTCTTCCCCGAGAAcgcatccctgctgctgcgggACCTGCGGCTCAGTGACAGCGGGGTGTACACCGTCAGCCTCCAGCACCAAATACAAATCAGGCACATCACCCTGACCGTGCTCCAGCAGCCTGTCCCCACAGATCCTACCAGCAAAG GCACCAGCAATCAAGACCACATACATAACTACATAATTGGAGCTTCCTCATTAATCTTTCTCCTGCTGTTCCTGGTCTTCTGCGTTTGGCGCTGGG tgcagaagaagaagatgagaaTCGTTAAACAACAGCAG GAGCCCCCCGAGGATAACACTGCAGCGGGGGAAGTAACAACCATTTATTCCAGAGTCGGAGACAGCTTTGAACATCCAGAGCTGAGAGAATCAGCACAGGTCATCTACTCATCCATAACCTCCCTCAATTCCTGA
- the LOC119717849 gene encoding uncharacterized protein isoform X2, translated as MLALPLLVLLASAGTGPAAGLAVIARTLFPCYSADLKPVSEVLVSARGCTVLFSVEPRAAGTTAAWEYESGARKELIATLVPNKSAEISRAYVGHARLSEMDFSLQLVLRWWNGGFYRFRSESEATGWLELRVVEPLSEPEILGNSFVEVGGDTKLYCNVLEGQVDVYWWKRNGKLLMESNGLQFIHNNTLEIHRALMNDTGYYTCIVSNAVSHNETSFLLRVHRIFNWWRLRNSPDDDLTF; from the exons ATGCTCGCCCTTCCCCTCCTCGTCCTCCTGGCCTCCGCCGGGACAGGCCCAGCGGCCGGCCTGGCTGTCATAG CCCGCACGCTCTTCCCGTGCTACTCTGCCGACCTCAAGCCGGTGTCCGAGGTCCTGGTCTCGGccaggggctgcactgtgctcttCAGCGTCGAGCCGAGGGCAGCCGGCACCACGGCGGCCTGGGAGTACGAGTCCGGCGCGCGCAAGGAGCTCATCGCCACGTTGGTTCCCAACAAGTCGGCCGAGATCTCCCGCGCCTACGTGGGCCACGCCAGGCTCAGCGAGATGGACTTCTcgctgcagctggtgctgcgCTGGTGGAACGGGGGGTTCTACCGCTTCCGCTCCGAGTCGGAGGCCACGGGCTGGTTGGAGCTGCGCGTGGTCG AGCCGCTCTCCGAGCCAGAAATCCTGGGCAACTCCTTCGTGGAGGTGGGAGGCGACACCAAGCTGTACTGCAACGTGCTGGAGGGGCAGGTGGACGTGTACTGGTGGAAGAGGAACGGGAAGCTGCTGATGGAGAGCAACGGCCTCCAGTTCATCCACAACAACACGCTGGAGATCCACCGAGCCCTGATGAACGACACCGGCTACTACACGTGCATAGTCAGCAACGCGGTCAGCCACAACGAAACCTCCTTCCTGCTGCGCGTCCACA GGATCTTCAACTGGTGGAGGTTGAGGAACTCCCCGGATGATGACCTTACTTTTTGA
- the LOC119713042 gene encoding uncharacterized protein isoform X1, whose translation MCPGRRCWGLGSLLLLLLLLGRNLGFLVEIPQDAVTGTVGQSVLLPVSYRCNSSPCFPLSIRWMFGHTSQVIIACTVQKCSLDDGGAPKNCSTECYPYPAHWGRVELFPENASLLLRDLRLSDSGVYTVSLQHQIQIRHITLTVLQQPVPTDPTSKGTSNQDHIHNYIIGASSLIFLLLFLVFCVWRWGAVQKKKMRIVKQQQEPPEDNTAAGEVTTIYSRVGDSFEHPELRESAQVIYSSITSLNS comes from the exons ATGTGTCCCGGCCGGCGCTGCTGGGGCCtcggctccctcctgctgctgctgctgctgctcg GGCGAAACCTGGGCTTCCTCGTGGAAATCCCCCAGGATGCAGTCACTGGCACCGTGGGGCAGTCCGTGCTCCTGCCCGTCTCCTACAGATGCAACAGCTCCCCTTGCTTCCCACTGTCAATTAGGTGGATGTTTGGTCACACCTCACAAGTAATCATCGCCTGCACAGTGCAGAAGTGCTCCCTGGATGATGGGGGGGCTCCCAAGAACTGCTCCACAGAATGTTACCCCTATCCTGCACACTGGGGCCGTGTTGAGCTCTTCCCCGAGAAcgcatccctgctgctgcgggACCTGCGGCTCAGTGACAGCGGGGTGTACACCGTCAGCCTCCAGCACCAAATACAAATCAGGCACATCACCCTGACCGTGCTCCAGCAGCCTGTCCCCACAGATCCTACCAGCAAAG GCACCAGCAATCAAGACCACATACATAACTACATAATTGGAGCTTCCTCATTAATCTTTCTCCTGCTGTTCCTGGTCTTCTGCGTTTGGCGCTGGG GTGCAGtgcagaagaagaagatgagaaTCGTTAAACAACAGCAG GAGCCCCCCGAGGATAACACTGCAGCGGGGGAAGTAACAACCATTTATTCCAGAGTCGGAGACAGCTTTGAACATCCAGAGCTGAGAGAATCAGCACAGGTCATCTACTCATCCATAACCTCCCTCAATTCCTGA
- the LOC119717849 gene encoding uncharacterized protein isoform X1 — MLALPLLVLLASAGTGPAAGLAVIARTLFPCYSADLKPVSEVLVSARGCTVLFSVEPRAAGTTAAWEYESGARKELIATLVPNKSAEISRAYVGHARLSEMDFSLQLVLRWWNGGFYRFRSESEATGWLELRVVEPLSEPEILGNSFVEVGGDTKLYCNVLEGQVDVYWWKRNGKLLMESNGLQFIHNNTLEIHRALMNDTGYYTCIVSNAVSHNETSFLLRVHNNDRAFFILIVVFVSIGLLAGIFNWWRLRNSPDDDLTF; from the exons ATGCTCGCCCTTCCCCTCCTCGTCCTCCTGGCCTCCGCCGGGACAGGCCCAGCGGCCGGCCTGGCTGTCATAG CCCGCACGCTCTTCCCGTGCTACTCTGCCGACCTCAAGCCGGTGTCCGAGGTCCTGGTCTCGGccaggggctgcactgtgctcttCAGCGTCGAGCCGAGGGCAGCCGGCACCACGGCGGCCTGGGAGTACGAGTCCGGCGCGCGCAAGGAGCTCATCGCCACGTTGGTTCCCAACAAGTCGGCCGAGATCTCCCGCGCCTACGTGGGCCACGCCAGGCTCAGCGAGATGGACTTCTcgctgcagctggtgctgcgCTGGTGGAACGGGGGGTTCTACCGCTTCCGCTCCGAGTCGGAGGCCACGGGCTGGTTGGAGCTGCGCGTGGTCG AGCCGCTCTCCGAGCCAGAAATCCTGGGCAACTCCTTCGTGGAGGTGGGAGGCGACACCAAGCTGTACTGCAACGTGCTGGAGGGGCAGGTGGACGTGTACTGGTGGAAGAGGAACGGGAAGCTGCTGATGGAGAGCAACGGCCTCCAGTTCATCCACAACAACACGCTGGAGATCCACCGAGCCCTGATGAACGACACCGGCTACTACACGTGCATAGTCAGCAACGCGGTCAGCCACAACGAAACCTCCTTCCTGCTGCGCGTCCACA acaatgaCAGGGCGTTTTTCATCCTCATCGTGGTATTCGTTAGCATCGGCTTGCTGGCAG GGATCTTCAACTGGTGGAGGTTGAGGAACTCCCCGGATGATGACCTTACTTTTTGA